One segment of Polaribacter huanghezhanensis DNA contains the following:
- a CDS encoding alanine/glycine:cation symporter family protein, with translation MKKKFLTALLFVAPMLTFAQETASVGIDQKIDAAFKPISEFFSKIIFFNVWHDPDIPFVLLLLVGSAAFFTIYFGFPNFRFFKKAIDIVRGKYEDIETHGAQMLYGEDGIAQGTDFNNVDDIEKHIDELSDDLAIDGDIKDTIRDESTSGEVSHFQALATAVSGTVGNGNIAGVALAIALGGPGATFWMVVCGLLGMSTKFVECTLGVQYRDVGEDGTVYGGPMYYLTKGLKERGFAKLGKVAAVLFAIFCIGGSFGGGNAAQSNQATIVIKDIMGLTSTGAGFWIGVVLAVFVGIIIIGGIKRIAQVTEKVVPFMAVLYIGACLYILFSNFSLLDDAFGVIFREAFNPKAIGVGGFIGVLLVGFKRAAFSNEAGAGSASIAHSAVKTKYSASEGLVALLEPFIDTVVICTMTALVIVIFNMGGAFQYGGDGLGAVMINGESFEGAGITQQAFNSFIPYSHLFLTVAVVLFAVSTMISWSYYGLQSWKYLFGRGKVADLTYKVLFLIFVVIGAAASMKSIWEFSDAMIFAMVFPNMIGLYFLFPVVKKQLTRYLDAIKLKHKALKD, from the coding sequence ATGAAGAAAAAATTTCTAACGGCGCTACTTTTTGTTGCTCCTATGTTAACTTTTGCTCAAGAAACTGCTTCGGTAGGTATCGATCAAAAAATCGATGCAGCTTTTAAACCAATTTCAGAATTTTTTAGCAAGATTATATTTTTTAATGTTTGGCACGATCCAGATATTCCTTTTGTATTGTTGCTTTTGGTTGGGAGTGCAGCTTTTTTTACTATTTATTTTGGTTTTCCAAACTTTCGTTTTTTCAAAAAAGCAATCGATATTGTTCGTGGTAAGTATGAAGATATTGAAACACATGGTGCGCAAATGCTTTATGGTGAAGATGGAATTGCACAAGGAACTGATTTTAACAATGTAGATGATATTGAGAAGCATATCGACGAACTTTCTGACGATTTAGCTATTGACGGCGATATTAAAGATACGATTAGAGATGAGAGTACGAGTGGAGAAGTCTCTCACTTTCAAGCTTTGGCAACAGCAGTTTCTGGGACAGTTGGTAACGGAAATATAGCGGGTGTAGCTTTGGCAATTGCATTGGGTGGTCCTGGAGCCACTTTTTGGATGGTAGTTTGTGGATTGCTAGGTATGTCAACTAAATTTGTTGAATGTACTTTGGGTGTACAATATAGAGATGTTGGAGAAGATGGAACGGTATATGGAGGTCCAATGTACTATTTAACCAAAGGATTAAAAGAACGTGGATTTGCTAAGTTAGGTAAAGTTGCTGCAGTATTATTTGCAATATTTTGTATTGGTGGATCTTTCGGTGGTGGTAATGCTGCTCAATCAAATCAAGCTACAATTGTAATTAAAGACATTATGGGCTTAACAAGTACTGGTGCAGGATTCTGGATTGGTGTTGTCTTAGCTGTTTTTGTTGGAATTATAATTATTGGAGGAATTAAACGAATTGCTCAGGTAACAGAAAAAGTTGTGCCTTTTATGGCGGTTCTATACATAGGAGCATGTTTGTATATTTTATTTAGCAATTTCAGTTTGTTGGATGATGCATTTGGTGTTATTTTTAGAGAAGCCTTTAATCCGAAAGCAATTGGTGTGGGTGGATTTATCGGAGTGTTATTAGTCGGATTTAAAAGAGCTGCTTTTTCAAACGAAGCAGGTGCAGGTTCTGCATCTATTGCTCACTCGGCAGTAAAAACAAAGTATTCTGCTTCAGAAGGTTTGGTGGCTTTATTAGAGCCTTTTATTGATACAGTTGTTATTTGTACAATGACAGCTTTAGTAATTGTAATTTTTAATATGGGCGGTGCTTTTCAATATGGAGGTGACGGATTAGGAGCTGTAATGATTAACGGTGAATCTTTTGAGGGAGCAGGAATTACACAACAAGCTTTTAATAGCTTTATTCCATATTCTCATTTATTCTTAACAGTAGCAGTTGTATTGTTTGCTGTTTCTACTATGATTTCTTGGTCTTATTACGGACTGCAATCGTGGAAGTATTTATTTGGTAGAGGAAAAGTAGCTGATTTAACATATAAAGTGCTATTCTTAATCTTTGTAGTTATTGGTGCTGCGGCGAGTATGAAATCGATCTGGGAATTCTCTGATGCAATGATTTTTGCAATGGTATTTCCAAACATGATTGGATTGTACTTCTTGTTCCCAGTAGTTAAAAAACAATTGACACGTTATTTAGATGCTATTAAATTAAAGCACAAAGCTTTGAAAGACTAG
- a CDS encoding ComEA family DNA-binding protein has translation MKNLKPHFWYNKSQRNGVFFLLLLIIALQIAILFIDFSENNNLFNTKESIALNAKIDSLKKVEIEKRKPKIYPFNPNYLTDYKGAQLGMSIQEIDRLLAFREGGKFINSANQFQKVTQVSDRLLRKISPYFKFPEWVVKEQQKNIKKSTRKLENSKIEVSTRDINVATAKDFQTINGVNEYLAQRILKYRKKLSGFSYSNQLLEVWKLDAITAQRILNTFKIIDKPIINKINVNTATFKQVLSNPYIDYDLCKKIFEFRDEVAELQSIEELKNIEGFPLDKYDRIILYLEAK, from the coding sequence ATGAAAAATTTAAAACCCCATTTCTGGTATAATAAAAGCCAACGAAATGGGGTTTTCTTTTTGCTGTTGCTAATTATTGCGTTACAAATAGCAATTTTATTTATTGATTTTTCAGAGAACAATAATCTTTTTAATACAAAAGAATCTATTGCATTAAATGCTAAAATAGATTCTTTAAAAAAAGTTGAGATAGAAAAAAGAAAACCAAAAATCTATCCATTCAATCCAAACTACCTTACAGATTATAAAGGTGCTCAATTAGGAATGTCAATTCAAGAGATTGATCGATTACTTGCCTTTAGAGAAGGTGGTAAGTTCATTAATTCAGCAAATCAGTTTCAGAAAGTTACACAAGTTTCAGATCGTTTATTGCGTAAGATTTCTCCTTATTTTAAGTTTCCAGAATGGGTTGTGAAAGAGCAACAGAAAAATATAAAAAAATCAACAAGAAAATTAGAAAACTCTAAAATAGAAGTAAGTACTAGAGATATAAACGTTGCAACTGCAAAAGACTTTCAAACCATAAACGGAGTTAATGAATATTTAGCCCAAAGAATACTTAAATACAGAAAAAAACTAAGCGGATTTTCATATTCAAATCAATTGCTAGAAGTTTGGAAATTAGATGCAATTACTGCGCAAAGAATTTTGAATACTTTTAAAATTATCGACAAGCCCATCATCAACAAAATAAATGTAAATACCGCTACATTTAAACAAGTGCTCTCTAATCCTTATATAGATTATGATTTATGTAAAAAAATCTTTGAATTTAGAGATGAAGTTGCTGAATTGCAATCGATTGAAGAATTAAAAAATATTGAAGGTTTTCCTTTGGATAAATATGATAGAATAATTCTATATTTGGAAGCTAAATAA
- a CDS encoding acyl-CoA dehydrogenase family protein: MNNMYFTEEHEVFRKSFRDFLQKEVTPHIDKWEKTGTIERFIWKKFGEMGYFGLNSPEEFGGLNLDIFYTVIFLEELQKINSGGFAAAMWAHAYLAMTHVTKEGDDRIKNEYLTPSIDGDKIGCLCISEPFGGSDVAGMRTTAVKKGDSYVINGSKTFITNGIYSDYLVVAAKTNPEDKHKGMSIFIIDRDTPGISSTKLDKLGWRASDTAEIAFDNVVIPSENLMGEEGKGFPYIMQHFALERLIMAINAHARAEYAVEYAIQYMSERQAFGKTLDKFQALRHKIAEMASEVEMCKEFNYSIAKRLNDGTYVVKEASMAKMLSTKMADSVIYDALQMLGGYGYMEDYPLARMLRDSRLGPIGGGTSEILKEIIAKMIIDKKDYKPAT; the protein is encoded by the coding sequence ATGAATAATATGTACTTTACAGAAGAACACGAAGTTTTTAGAAAAAGTTTTCGTGATTTTTTACAAAAAGAAGTAACTCCGCATATTGATAAGTGGGAGAAAACAGGAACAATAGAACGCTTTATTTGGAAGAAATTTGGCGAAATGGGTTATTTCGGATTAAACTCTCCTGAAGAATTTGGTGGATTGAATCTAGATATTTTTTACACCGTTATTTTCTTAGAAGAACTGCAAAAAATCAACTCTGGCGGGTTTGCAGCTGCAATGTGGGCGCACGCATATTTAGCAATGACGCACGTTACAAAAGAAGGCGACGACAGAATTAAAAACGAATATTTAACACCAAGTATCGATGGCGATAAAATAGGTTGTTTATGTATTTCAGAACCTTTCGGCGGAAGTGATGTTGCTGGAATGAGAACAACTGCTGTTAAAAAAGGAGATTCGTATGTAATTAATGGTTCTAAGACTTTTATTACAAACGGAATTTATTCTGATTATTTAGTGGTTGCAGCCAAAACAAATCCAGAAGACAAGCATAAAGGAATGAGTATTTTTATTATCGATAGAGATACACCTGGAATTTCATCAACCAAATTAGATAAATTAGGTTGGAGAGCTTCAGATACTGCAGAAATCGCTTTTGATAATGTGGTAATTCCATCAGAAAATTTAATGGGAGAAGAAGGAAAAGGTTTTCCTTATATTATGCAGCATTTTGCGTTAGAACGCTTAATTATGGCGATTAATGCGCATGCAAGAGCAGAATATGCAGTAGAATATGCAATACAATATATGAGTGAGCGCCAAGCTTTTGGAAAAACGTTGGATAAATTTCAGGCATTGCGTCATAAAATAGCAGAAATGGCGAGTGAAGTAGAGATGTGTAAAGAATTTAATTATTCAATTGCAAAAAGATTAAATGATGGAACGTATGTTGTAAAAGAGGCAAGTATGGCAAAAATGTTGTCAACCAAAATGGCAGATTCTGTGATTTATGATGCTTTACAAATGTTAGGCGGATATGGTTATATGGAAGATTACCCATTGGCAAGAATGTTAAGAGATAGTAGATTGGGTCCAATTGGTGGCGGAACTTCTGAAATTTTGAAAGAAATTATCGCAAAAATGATTATTGATAAAAAAGATTACAAGCCTGCGACTTAG
- the rpsU gene encoding 30S ribosomal protein S21, whose amino-acid sequence MLIIPVKEGENIDRALKRFKRKFDRTKTMKNLRNRKHFTKPSVAKRAQNIKASYVQKLRTQEEVG is encoded by the coding sequence ATGTTAATTATACCTGTAAAAGAAGGAGAGAATATAGATAGAGCTTTGAAACGTTTCAAAAGAAAATTTGATCGTACGAAGACTATGAAGAACTTACGTAACAGAAAGCATTTTACAAAGCCATCTGTAGCAAAAAGAGCTCAAAACATTAAAGCGTCTTACGTTCAAAAACTAAGAACTCAAGAAGAAGTTGGTTAG
- a CDS encoding tyrosine-type recombinase/integrase → MLVNSFLEYLVLERKYSAHTVLAYKKDITSFFEFCKEAYETENLTDVNYSQIRSWIVKLVDDGISNNSINRKISSLKSFYKFLQKTNQITSNPLAKHKSLKVAKKVQVPFTSKEINQVIESLEEGSDFKSLRNKLIVELFYSTGMRRAELIHLKLASISFQSKTIKVLGKRNKERLIPLIPSVLKTIEEYLIFKKEIATDTNYLFVTEKGNKVYETLVYRVINNYFSDVSTKVKKSPHILRHSFATHLLNQGADLNSVKELLGHSSLASTQVYTHNSLEKIKQVYNQAHPRSHKK, encoded by the coding sequence ATGCTTGTGAATTCTTTTTTAGAATATTTAGTTTTAGAGAGAAAATATTCAGCACATACAGTTTTGGCTTATAAAAAAGACATCACTTCTTTTTTTGAGTTTTGTAAAGAAGCATATGAAACAGAAAACCTTACGGATGTTAATTACAGTCAAATAAGATCTTGGATTGTAAAATTGGTTGATGATGGAATTTCGAACAACTCTATAAACAGAAAAATTAGTTCTTTAAAATCGTTCTATAAATTTTTACAGAAAACAAATCAGATTACATCAAATCCTTTAGCAAAACACAAATCACTAAAAGTTGCAAAAAAAGTTCAAGTTCCGTTTACATCCAAAGAAATAAATCAAGTTATTGAGAGTTTAGAAGAAGGTAGTGATTTTAAATCGTTAAGAAATAAATTAATTGTAGAACTTTTTTATTCTACAGGAATGAGAAGAGCAGAGTTGATACATCTAAAATTAGCGTCTATAAGTTTTCAATCAAAAACAATAAAGGTTTTAGGGAAAAGAAATAAAGAAAGATTAATCCCTTTGATTCCTTCTGTGTTAAAAACAATCGAAGAATATTTAATTTTTAAAAAAGAAATTGCAACCGACACTAATTATTTATTTGTCACAGAAAAAGGAAATAAAGTATACGAAACACTTGTTTATAGAGTTATAAATAATTACTTTAGTGATGTCTCTACAAAAGTAAAAAAGAGCCCGCATATATTACGACATTCGTTTGCTACTCATTTACTAAATCAAGGAGCAGATTTAAACTCGGTTAAAGAACTGTTAGGGCATTCAAGCTTAGCATCAACTCAAGTTTATACACACAATAGTTTAGAGAAAATAAAACAAGTGTACAACCAGGCTCATCCTAGAAGCCATAAAAAGTAA
- the hpf gene encoding ribosome hibernation-promoting factor, HPF/YfiA family, whose amino-acid sequence MKVFIQSVNFNADSDLLKHAETKVQGLVKFHDKIIDAEVFLKVQNTSEKENKISEIKINIPGSELIVKKEAKSFEEGISMGVDSLKRQLKKSKEKLRDSMSI is encoded by the coding sequence ATGAAAGTATTTATTCAATCAGTTAATTTTAACGCAGATTCAGATTTATTAAAGCATGCTGAAACCAAAGTGCAAGGTTTGGTTAAGTTTCATGATAAAATTATAGATGCTGAGGTTTTCTTAAAAGTTCAAAACACGAGTGAAAAAGAGAATAAAATTTCAGAAATTAAAATTAATATTCCGGGCAGTGAATTGATTGTAAAAAAAGAGGCAAAATCTTTTGAAGAGGGAATTAGCATGGGTGTAGATTCGTTAAAAAGACAGCTTAAAAAGTCAAAAGAAAAATTAAGAGATTCTATGTCTATTTAA
- the tuf gene encoding elongation factor Tu: MAKGTFDRSKPHLNIGTIGHVDHGKTTLTAAITKVLADAGFSEAKSFDQIDNAPEEKERGITINTSHVEYQTANRHYAHVDCPGHADYVKNMVTGAAQMDGAILVVAATDGPMPQTREHILLGRQVGIPRMVVFMNKVDMVDDEELLELVDMEIRDLLSFYEYDGDNGPVIAGSALGALNGEQKWVDSVLELMAAVDTWIEEPKREVDKDFLMPIEDVFSITGRGTVATGRIETGIANTGDPVEIIGMGAGKLTSTITGIEMFRQILDRGEAGDNAGILLRGIDKEQIKRGMVICKPGSVTPHDKFKAEVYILKKEEGGRHTPFHNNYRPQFYVRTTDVTGTITLPTGVEMVMPGDNLTITVELHSTIAMNVGLRFAIREGGRTVGAGQVTEIL, translated from the coding sequence ATGGCAAAAGGAACTTTCGATCGTTCAAAACCACACTTAAACATTGGTACTATTGGACACGTAGATCACGGTAAAACAACTTTAACTGCTGCTATTACAAAAGTATTAGCGGATGCAGGTTTTTCAGAGGCAAAATCATTTGATCAAATTGACAATGCTCCAGAAGAGAAAGAAAGAGGGATTACAATTAATACATCTCACGTAGAGTATCAAACTGCTAATCGTCACTACGCTCACGTTGACTGTCCTGGTCACGCGGATTACGTAAAGAACATGGTAACTGGTGCTGCACAAATGGATGGAGCTATTTTAGTAGTAGCTGCAACTGATGGCCCAATGCCACAAACAAGAGAGCATATCTTATTAGGTCGCCAGGTAGGAATTCCTAGAATGGTTGTATTTATGAATAAAGTAGATATGGTTGATGATGAAGAGTTATTAGAATTGGTAGACATGGAAATTAGAGATTTACTTTCTTTCTATGAATATGATGGAGATAATGGACCTGTTATTGCTGGATCTGCATTAGGTGCATTAAATGGTGAACAAAAATGGGTTGATTCTGTATTAGAATTAATGGCTGCCGTTGATACTTGGATTGAAGAGCCAAAAAGAGAAGTTGATAAAGATTTCTTAATGCCAATTGAAGATGTATTCTCAATTACTGGTCGTGGAACTGTAGCTACAGGACGTATCGAAACTGGTATTGCTAACACAGGAGACCCCGTTGAAATTATCGGTATGGGAGCTGGAAAATTAACTTCTACGATTACTGGTATTGAAATGTTCCGTCAAATCTTAGATAGAGGTGAGGCTGGAGATAATGCAGGTATTTTATTAAGAGGTATTGATAAAGAACAAATCAAAAGAGGAATGGTAATCTGTAAGCCAGGTTCTGTAACTCCACACGATAAATTCAAAGCGGAGGTTTATATTCTTAAAAAAGAAGAAGGTGGACGTCATACTCCATTTCATAACAACTATCGTCCACAATTCTATGTTAGAACTACGGATGTAACAGGAACAATTACTTTACCAACTGGAGTAGAAATGGTTATGCCAGGTGATAACTTAACAATTACTGTTGAGTTACATTCTACAATTGCAATGAACGTAGGTTTACGTTTTGCAATCCGTGAAGGTGGTAGAACAGTTGGAGCTGGTCAAGTAACTGAAATTCTTTAA
- the secE gene encoding preprotein translocase subunit SecE, with translation MIKYIKESFEELGNHVTWLPRDEAQKSTVVVAVFTIVFALAVFAVDYVFQLGLDNFFTMFNN, from the coding sequence ATGATAAAATATATCAAAGAATCATTTGAAGAATTAGGGAACCATGTAACATGGTTGCCTAGAGATGAGGCACAAAAATCAACGGTAGTGGTTGCTGTGTTTACAATAGTATTTGCATTGGCAGTTTTTGCTGTTGATTACGTTTTTCAATTAGGCTTAGATAACTTTTTTACCATGTTTAATAATTAA
- the nusG gene encoding transcription termination/antitermination protein NusG, protein MADSVKKWYVVRAIGGQENKVKAYIETEIARLGLSDYVDQVLVPKEKVIQIRDGKKIHKERVYFPGYIMVEANLAGEVPHVIKSVTGVIGFLGETKGGSPVPLRKSEVNRMLGKVDELSVQDDNVSIPYIIGETVKVVDGPFNGFDGTVEKINEEKRKLEVMVKIFGRKTPLELSYMQVDKIS, encoded by the coding sequence ATGGCTGATTCAGTTAAAAAGTGGTACGTAGTTAGAGCAATTGGTGGTCAAGAAAATAAAGTAAAAGCTTATATCGAAACTGAAATAGCAAGGCTAGGCTTGTCTGATTATGTTGATCAGGTTTTAGTACCAAAAGAAAAAGTTATACAAATTAGAGACGGAAAAAAAATACACAAAGAAAGAGTGTATTTTCCTGGTTATATAATGGTAGAAGCTAATTTAGCGGGAGAAGTTCCTCACGTAATTAAATCTGTAACTGGTGTTATTGGTTTTTTAGGTGAAACAAAAGGTGGTTCTCCAGTTCCATTAAGAAAATCAGAAGTGAATAGAATGTTAGGTAAAGTTGATGAACTTTCAGTTCAGGACGATAATGTTTCTATTCCTTATATTATTGGAGAAACAGTAAAAGTTGTTGATGGTCCATTTAATGGATTTGACGGTACTGTTGAAAAAATAAATGAAGAGAAAAGAAAACTTGAGGTTATGGTGAAGATTTTTGGACGTAAAACTCCATTAGAATTAAGCTATATGCAAGTAGATAAAATTTCATAA
- the rplK gene encoding 50S ribosomal protein L11, with the protein MAKEVSKVVKLQVRGGSANPSPPVGPALGAAGVNIMEFCKQFNARTQDKQGKVLPVAITVYKDKSFDFVVKTPPAAVQLLEAAKIKKGSGEPNRKKVAKVSWDQIKVIAEDKMVDLNAFTVESAMKMIAGTARSMGLTVTGNAPA; encoded by the coding sequence ATGGCAAAAGAAGTAAGTAAGGTTGTTAAATTACAAGTGCGTGGAGGATCAGCAAATCCTTCTCCACCAGTTGGACCTGCTTTAGGTGCTGCCGGAGTTAACATCATGGAGTTCTGTAAGCAATTTAATGCTAGAACTCAAGATAAGCAAGGGAAAGTTTTACCAGTAGCAATTACTGTGTATAAAGACAAATCTTTTGACTTTGTTGTTAAAACTCCACCAGCTGCAGTACAATTATTAGAAGCAGCAAAAATTAAAAAAGGTTCTGGAGAGCCTAACCGTAAGAAAGTAGCTAAAGTTTCTTGGGATCAAATTAAAGTTATTGCAGAAGACAAAATGGTAGATTTAAATGCATTTACAGTTGAGTCAGCAATGAAAATGATTGCAGGTACAGCTCGTTCTATGGGATTAACAGTAACAGGAAACGCTCCAGCTTAA
- the rplA gene encoding 50S ribosomal protein L1, with the protein MAKLTKKRKEASAKLDSTKSYSVSEASALIKEITNVKFDASVDLAIRLGVDPRKANQMVRGVVTLPHGTGKDVKVLALVTPDKEAEATEAGADYVGLDEYLQKIKGGWTDVDVIITMPSVMGKLGPLGRVLGPRGLMPNPKTGTVTMDVAKAVADVKAGKIDFKVDKTGIVHAAIGKTSFDADKIADNANELIQTIVKLKPTTAKGVYIKSVFMSSTMSPSVAVEVKAV; encoded by the coding sequence ATGGCAAAATTAACAAAAAAGCGAAAAGAAGCAAGCGCAAAATTAGATAGTACAAAGTCTTATTCTGTAAGTGAAGCTTCAGCTTTAATAAAAGAAATAACAAATGTAAAATTTGATGCATCTGTAGATTTAGCAATACGTTTAGGAGTTGATCCTCGTAAAGCAAATCAAATGGTTCGTGGTGTTGTAACATTACCTCACGGAACAGGTAAAGATGTAAAAGTTTTAGCATTGGTTACTCCAGATAAAGAAGCAGAAGCTACAGAAGCTGGTGCAGATTATGTTGGATTAGATGAGTACCTTCAAAAAATTAAAGGAGGATGGACAGATGTTGATGTAATTATTACGATGCCAAGTGTTATGGGGAAATTAGGTCCTTTAGGTCGTGTTTTAGGACCAAGAGGTTTAATGCCTAACCCAAAGACTGGTACAGTAACAATGGATGTTGCTAAAGCTGTTGCAGATGTAAAAGCTGGTAAAATTGACTTTAAAGTTGATAAAACTGGTATTGTACATGCAGCAATTGGTAAAACATCATTCGACGCTGATAAAATTGCAGATAATGCAAATGAATTAATACAAACAATTGTTAAATTGAAACCTACTACAGCAAAAGGAGTATACATTAAAAGTGTATTTATGTCTAGTACAATGAGCCCTAGTGTTGCAGTTGAAGTAAAAGCAGTTTAA
- the rplJ gene encoding 50S ribosomal protein L10 has product MTREEKSQVIQDLTAKLADSNIIYLADISGLNALATSNLRRACFKANVKLAVVKNTLLSKAMEASDKDFGELPNVLKGNTSIMIAEASNAPAKVIKEFRKKSDKPVLKGAFVEESIYVGDDQLDTLVNIKSKEELIGDIITLLQSPAKNVISALQSSGQKLSGILTTLSEK; this is encoded by the coding sequence ATGACAAGAGAAGAAAAATCACAAGTAATCCAAGATTTAACAGCTAAGCTAGCAGATTCTAATATTATCTATTTAGCAGATATTTCAGGTTTAAATGCTTTAGCTACTTCTAATTTAAGAAGAGCTTGTTTTAAAGCAAACGTAAAACTAGCAGTTGTTAAAAATACATTGCTTTCAAAAGCAATGGAAGCATCTGATAAAGATTTCGGAGAGTTACCAAATGTATTAAAAGGAAATACTTCTATTATGATTGCTGAAGCATCTAATGCGCCAGCAAAAGTAATTAAAGAGTTCAGAAAAAAATCAGACAAGCCTGTATTAAAAGGCGCTTTTGTTGAAGAGTCTATTTATGTTGGTGATGACCAATTAGATACACTAGTTAACATTAAGTCTAAAGAAGAACTTATTGGAGATATTATTACCTTATTACAATCACCAGCTAAAAATGTTATTTCAGCATTGCAGTCTAGTGGTCAAAAACTTTCTGGTATTCTTACAACATTATCAGAAAAATAA
- the rplL gene encoding 50S ribosomal protein L7/L12 translates to MADLKDFAEQLVNLTVKEVNDLATILKDEYGIEPAAAAVVAGPAAGGADAGAEEQTEFDVILTAAGGSKLAVVKLVKELTGLGLKEAKGIVDSAPAPIKEGISKDEAEGLKASLEEAGAEVELK, encoded by the coding sequence ATGGCAGATTTAAAAGATTTCGCAGAGCAATTAGTTAACTTAACAGTAAAAGAAGTTAATGATTTAGCTACTATTTTAAAAGACGAATATGGTATTGAGCCTGCAGCAGCAGCTGTAGTAGCTGGACCAGCAGCAGGTGGTGCTGACGCAGGAGCTGAAGAGCAAACTGAATTCGATGTAATCTTAACAGCAGCAGGTGGTTCTAAACTAGCAGTTGTAAAATTAGTTAAGGAATTAACTGGATTAGGATTAAAAGAAGCTAAAGGTATCGTTGATAGTGCACCAGCACCAATCAAAGAAGGTATCTCTAAAGATGAAGCTGAAGGGCTTAAAGCATCTTTAGAAGAAGCAGGAGCTGAGGTTGAGCTTAAATAA